A window of the Pseudoalteromonas sp. A25 genome harbors these coding sequences:
- a CDS encoding methylglyoxal synthase — protein MQTTEQTLPITKNIALVAHDGKKAALKHWCLTHKAVLQNHQLYATGTTGHVIEKSTGLKVEKLLSGPMGGDQQIGAKIAEHQIHMLIFFWDPLASQPHDPDVKALLRLAAVWNIPVACNEVTADLLISSSSMSQVITRNLPDYQGYLATRLD, from the coding sequence ATGCAAACAACTGAACAAACTCTACCAATAACCAAAAACATAGCGCTGGTTGCTCACGATGGCAAAAAAGCCGCATTGAAACATTGGTGCCTAACTCATAAAGCAGTTTTACAAAACCACCAGCTTTATGCGACGGGAACAACAGGTCATGTAATTGAGAAATCCACTGGCCTGAAAGTAGAAAAGCTACTCAGTGGCCCTATGGGTGGCGATCAACAGATCGGCGCTAAGATTGCCGAGCACCAAATTCATATGCTGATATTTTTCTGGGATCCGTTAGCTTCACAGCCTCATGACCCAGATGTCAAAGCTCTGTTACGGCTTGCTGCCGTGTGGAACATTCCTGTGGCCTGTAACGAAGTGACCGCCGATTTACTCATAAGCTCATCGAGTATGAGCCAAGTAATAACGCGCAACCTCCCAGACTACCAGGGCTATTTAGCCACGCGACTTGACTAG
- the sixA gene encoding phosphohistidine phosphatase SixA, with product MKTILIMRHGEAAPAKVSDESRPLTDRGVNQAKEMAWWLKGHYQPQALLVSPYTRAQQTAQQVLAINDVAYVEICKDIVPTGNAAFAIDYLETLISLNNQLDVWLLVAHMPIVSYLVEQLCPEQLPIFNTAAVAVIEYDEAVQKGVFKSMNSPSL from the coding sequence ATGAAAACTATTCTAATTATGCGTCATGGCGAGGCTGCACCAGCAAAGGTAAGTGACGAATCACGACCTCTGACAGATAGGGGGGTGAATCAAGCAAAAGAAATGGCTTGGTGGCTAAAAGGTCATTATCAGCCGCAGGCTCTACTTGTTAGCCCATATACAAGAGCGCAGCAGACAGCACAGCAGGTGTTGGCGATTAATGATGTGGCTTATGTTGAAATTTGCAAGGATATTGTGCCTACTGGTAATGCCGCGTTTGCAATTGATTATCTCGAAACACTGATAAGCCTCAATAACCAGTTGGATGTGTGGTTACTGGTTGCGCATATGCCAATAGTGAGTTATTTGGTTGAACAGCTGTGCCCTGAGCAATTACCTATTTTTAATACTGCAGCTGTGGCTGTAATTGAATATGATGAAGCAGTTCAAAAAGGGGTATTCAAAAGTATGAATTCGCCCTCTCTTTAA
- the yegD gene encoding molecular chaperone, with amino-acid sequence MIVGFDYGSSNCAIGTLTSEQRVQLVELEAERYYLPSALYAQHNALVVDFVASKLKETEFADDYMQSRTSLLKGIPAIRNDLDLSSDETGLQIGTAAIEEYIDFPEEGYFVKSPKSFFGAVGLKPQQIAFFEDIATAMIMHIKARAEHKLQQVITQTVIGRPVNFQAIGGEQSNQQAIDILTTAAKRAGFKEVEFLFEPLAAGIDYESRLHEDQKVLVVDIGGGTSDCSFVQMGPSFRGRSAREQDFLSHTGKRLGGNDLDIAMAYHNFMPLCGLGSTLKSGLPMPNQLYWQACKINDLHLQSEFYSPSNGRYLTSMVRDVSEPNKLERLLKIQSSKLSHQVVRQGELSKISLSSDTQHIAALNCIESALSQKVTQADFQEAVADSLKQICDLAQDAITSAQTQPDVIYLTGGSAQSPLLKAALNQALGDIPMLNGDNFGSVTAGLTKWAHQIYN; translated from the coding sequence ATGATTGTTGGTTTTGATTATGGAAGTTCGAATTGTGCGATAGGCACATTGACATCAGAACAGCGAGTTCAGCTTGTTGAGCTTGAAGCTGAACGTTATTACTTACCCTCCGCCTTGTACGCTCAACATAACGCACTCGTTGTTGATTTTGTTGCAAGCAAACTTAAAGAAACCGAGTTTGCGGATGATTATATGCAGTCTCGAACTTCTTTACTAAAAGGGATACCTGCAATACGCAATGATTTGGATTTATCTAGTGATGAAACTGGATTACAAATTGGTACTGCAGCGATAGAAGAGTACATCGACTTTCCTGAAGAAGGCTACTTTGTTAAGTCTCCAAAATCATTCTTTGGTGCAGTAGGGCTTAAGCCACAGCAAATTGCATTTTTTGAAGATATTGCAACAGCAATGATCATGCACATTAAAGCGCGAGCAGAGCACAAACTTCAGCAAGTCATCACACAGACTGTAATTGGTCGACCTGTGAACTTTCAGGCAATTGGAGGGGAGCAAAGTAATCAGCAAGCGATAGACATTTTAACAACGGCTGCTAAACGTGCTGGATTCAAAGAAGTTGAATTCTTATTTGAACCCTTAGCGGCTGGCATTGATTACGAATCTAGGCTGCATGAGGACCAAAAGGTCCTTGTGGTAGACATTGGCGGTGGTACAAGTGATTGCTCATTTGTGCAGATGGGTCCAAGCTTTCGTGGGCGAAGTGCACGCGAGCAGGACTTTTTATCTCATACAGGTAAGCGCCTAGGTGGTAATGATTTAGATATCGCTATGGCCTATCATAACTTCATGCCATTGTGCGGTCTGGGCTCGACACTTAAGTCAGGCTTGCCGATGCCAAACCAGTTATATTGGCAAGCATGTAAAATTAATGATCTTCATCTGCAAAGTGAATTCTATTCGCCATCAAACGGTCGCTATCTTACATCGATGGTCAGAGATGTGAGTGAACCCAATAAATTAGAAAGATTGTTAAAAATCCAAAGTAGTAAATTGAGCCATCAAGTTGTGCGCCAAGGAGAGCTGAGTAAAATCTCATTATCGAGTGACACTCAACATATCGCAGCGCTTAATTGCATTGAATCGGCGCTATCTCAAAAAGTCACTCAGGCAGACTTTCAGGAGGCTGTTGCTGATAGTTTAAAGCAAATATGTGACTTAGCGCAGGATGCGATAACGAGTGCGCAAACGCAACCAGACGTTATTTATTTAACGGGTGGAAGTGCGCAATCGCCACTTTTAAAAGCTGCGTTAAATCAGGCGTTGGGTGATATTCCCATGCTCAATGGTGACAACTTTGGCAGTGTCACCGCAGGATTAACCAAATGGGCACATCAAATCTATAACTAA
- a CDS encoding insulinase family protein, translating into MKVSNNDNRTYHQLKLDNGLQVLLVSDYSSDKSAAALTVNAGHFDDPIDRQGMAHFLEHMLFLGTKQHPQPGHFSQFISQSGGQSNAWTGTEHSCYFFDCAQQQFFTALELFAEFFIDPLLEASQTENERNAIDAEFKMKIKDDGRRIYQVHKETVNPLHPFSKFSVGNRQTLANRDVCIAEEVRNFFSEHYQAQWMTLVVAGPHSLDELENTTRALFSAIKGTHQPKAQIKVPLYRKQDLGLLLHIAPRKHMQKLIVSFAMDGIDAMYKHKCVSFLAHLLGYEGEGSLYSILKEQGWINALSAGGGISGSNFKDFNISFALTDEGIDYYEDIIEMLFEYVALIKENTALLPQLYKDKKTLLDIAFNNQEPSRLLEWVSNISVNMHHYESEDYLYGDYIMQGFDEALHTRLCRYLTPKNMRIVLIHPNVEAQLKAKWYHTPYQVEQLNNEWLDALSNIDTPLPEMQLPKMNPYLQVENELYDVTQHSRTPTLLKDKPGFAFWFKQDTTFRVTKGHFYIEIDSLLSIKNTKHMALTRLFADLLMDSMAEQYYPAELAGLNYHINSHQGGLTLHTAGLSGNQITLALQLLEHMLHAVISAPRFAEYKKQLIRHWKNHNHNKPVSELFSVLGAKLMPWNPEPSALAKALKNISFNEFCQFRNQFFDSVHIKAFLHGNWQHHHAQGMQKQLRKLFTNSEILEDLKRPLTILDSHQTHIIEKANCEHALVYYIQAQTADVFEKVSLMALNQLISQQYFETLRTQQQLGYLVGAGYAPFNTRAGVAFYIQSPNVSTEQLKIKHDAFIEHFLEQLDSLSEEAWWDAKQALRLQIAEKDKNLRLRAQRFWIAITNDDHQFNMQKRLVKQLDALEKKELIHYIKEVFSHAHPKAVLLCN; encoded by the coding sequence TTGAAAGTTAGTAATAATGATAATCGCACATATCACCAGCTCAAACTCGACAATGGTCTACAAGTTTTGCTTGTCAGTGATTATTCAAGCGATAAATCAGCCGCTGCACTTACCGTCAATGCAGGTCATTTCGATGATCCTATTGATCGTCAAGGAATGGCCCATTTCCTAGAACATATGTTATTTTTGGGTACTAAGCAACACCCACAACCAGGACACTTCTCGCAATTTATCAGCCAATCTGGTGGGCAAAGCAATGCATGGACGGGAACCGAGCACAGTTGCTACTTTTTCGATTGTGCACAACAGCAGTTTTTTACTGCATTAGAACTATTTGCCGAGTTTTTTATTGATCCGCTTTTAGAGGCTTCTCAAACTGAAAATGAGCGAAATGCCATCGATGCGGAGTTTAAAATGAAAATAAAAGATGATGGCAGACGAATTTATCAAGTTCACAAAGAAACGGTGAACCCATTACACCCGTTTTCAAAATTTTCGGTTGGTAATCGACAAACACTAGCAAACCGCGACGTTTGTATAGCCGAGGAGGTCAGGAACTTTTTTTCAGAGCACTATCAGGCGCAATGGATGACTTTAGTCGTTGCTGGTCCACACTCTTTAGATGAGCTAGAAAACACAACACGCGCTTTATTCAGTGCCATAAAAGGCACTCATCAACCCAAGGCACAAATTAAAGTGCCATTGTATAGAAAGCAAGACTTAGGACTACTGCTGCATATCGCACCAAGAAAGCATATGCAAAAACTCATAGTCAGTTTTGCTATGGATGGTATCGATGCGATGTATAAACATAAGTGCGTCAGTTTTTTAGCCCATCTACTGGGTTATGAAGGTGAAGGATCACTGTACTCAATTTTAAAAGAGCAAGGATGGATCAATGCATTATCCGCCGGAGGGGGGATAAGTGGTAGTAACTTCAAAGACTTTAATATCAGTTTTGCGTTGACCGATGAAGGCATTGATTACTACGAAGACATCATTGAGATGCTGTTTGAATATGTTGCGTTGATCAAAGAAAATACTGCGTTGCTCCCACAACTATACAAAGATAAGAAAACATTATTGGATATTGCCTTTAATAACCAAGAGCCGAGTCGGTTATTAGAATGGGTCAGCAACATAAGTGTTAACATGCATCATTATGAGAGTGAAGATTACCTATACGGCGACTACATCATGCAAGGGTTTGACGAAGCACTCCATACACGTCTGTGTCGTTATTTAACACCAAAAAATATGCGTATTGTCCTCATCCATCCAAATGTCGAAGCACAACTCAAAGCGAAGTGGTACCACACACCATATCAAGTTGAGCAACTAAATAATGAATGGTTAGATGCATTGAGTAACATCGACACACCGCTGCCTGAAATGCAGTTACCAAAGATGAACCCCTATTTACAAGTTGAAAATGAGCTCTACGACGTCACCCAACATAGTCGAACACCTACTTTGCTCAAAGATAAACCCGGTTTTGCTTTTTGGTTTAAACAAGACACGACATTTCGCGTCACAAAGGGCCACTTTTATATCGAAATAGACTCATTGCTGAGTATCAAAAATACCAAACACATGGCGCTTACGCGTTTATTCGCAGATTTACTCATGGACAGCATGGCAGAGCAATATTACCCAGCTGAGCTGGCAGGGCTTAACTATCACATAAACTCGCACCAAGGCGGCCTTACGTTACACACAGCTGGCCTTTCAGGCAACCAAATTACCTTAGCGCTGCAACTACTAGAGCATATGCTTCATGCAGTGATCAGTGCACCTCGTTTTGCAGAGTATAAAAAGCAGCTGATCAGACACTGGAAAAACCACAACCACAATAAACCTGTGAGCGAACTTTTTAGTGTTTTAGGCGCTAAGCTAATGCCTTGGAACCCTGAACCATCCGCTTTAGCAAAAGCTTTAAAAAACATTAGCTTCAATGAGTTCTGTCAATTTAGGAACCAGTTTTTTGATTCAGTCCATATCAAAGCTTTTTTACACGGTAATTGGCAACACCACCATGCCCAAGGAATGCAAAAACAGCTACGAAAACTGTTTACCAACAGTGAAATTTTGGAAGACCTAAAACGTCCCTTAACAATATTAGATAGCCACCAAACACATATTATTGAAAAGGCTAACTGCGAGCATGCATTGGTTTACTATATTCAAGCGCAAACGGCAGATGTTTTTGAAAAAGTGTCTCTGATGGCTCTAAATCAGCTGATCAGTCAACAATATTTCGAAACATTGAGAACTCAACAGCAACTCGGCTACTTGGTCGGCGCAGGCTATGCGCCCTTTAATACCAGAGCTGGTGTTGCTTTTTACATTCAATCACCTAACGTCAGCACCGAGCAGCTCAAAATAAAACATGATGCATTTATTGAGCATTTTCTTGAACAGCTTGACTCTCTCAGTGAAGAAGCATGGTGGGATGCAAAACAAGCATTACGCTTACAAATTGCCGAAAAAGATAAAAATCTAAGATTAAGAGCACAAAGGTTTTGGATTGCTATTACCAATGATGACCATCAATTTAATATGCAGAAAAGACTAGTTAAACAGCTAGACGCTTTAGAAAAAAAGGAACTTATCCATTATATAAAAGAGGTTTTCTCACACGCACATCCAAAAGCAGTGCTACTTTGCAACTAA
- a CDS encoding HAD family hydrolase: protein MSLRAILFDFDGTLVDSEALHFQSWMQVLAPWQVSYDELTFCDEFSGVPTLKAANILNQRHSLNTEPQLLAEHKNRLFIDVAATMSPKLMPYAKEVLHKACEQYIIALVTGSTRNEALPVLKHYELDGLFSCIVCKDDVLNPKPHPEPYNKALSLLGVKACEAVAIEDTHTGLSSATSAGLRTIVVPNHHSKQQNMSHASYNVDNLQTAWGVINQLA from the coding sequence ATGAGTTTACGAGCCATTTTATTTGATTTTGATGGAACTTTGGTGGATTCAGAAGCGCTCCATTTTCAAAGTTGGATGCAAGTGTTAGCACCATGGCAGGTTAGCTATGATGAGTTAACCTTTTGCGATGAATTCTCGGGGGTACCAACCTTGAAGGCTGCCAATATTCTTAATCAGCGTCACAGCCTGAATACAGAGCCCCAGTTGTTGGCTGAGCATAAAAACCGTTTATTTATTGATGTTGCAGCAACCATGTCACCAAAACTGATGCCTTATGCCAAAGAGGTGCTTCATAAAGCCTGTGAACAATACATTATCGCTTTGGTTACGGGGAGTACGAGAAACGAAGCGCTTCCGGTGTTAAAACACTATGAGCTTGATGGCTTGTTCTCTTGTATAGTTTGCAAAGATGATGTGTTAAACCCAAAGCCCCACCCTGAACCATATAACAAAGCGCTCTCGCTACTGGGTGTTAAAGCCTGTGAAGCAGTCGCAATTGAAGATACTCATACTGGATTAAGCTCTGCTACATCAGCGGGTTTAAGAACCATTGTTGTGCCAAACCACCACTCTAAGCAACAAAATATGTCACATGCTTCGTATAATGTAGACAACCTGCAGACGGCTTGGGGCGTCATTAACCAACTCGCATAA
- a CDS encoding putative bifunctional diguanylate cyclase/phosphodiesterase, with protein sequence MAFFLFSIYLLYSNTKLKRTQVALQLSEQRLKSTVEGSGDTLWDWNIATGEVVRINDRYMMPIGEKAHFIPNAHLIHPQDLVLVDRLLKQHFSEKTAFFEASYRLKDSLNQYHWVLDRGKIIEKDNNLNPLRMTGTIRDISHLKSTEERLNLFAKCVESLTDAIAIYDKQFRLVDLNPSYLVLFGGRREQYIGNMFSLPGYDERYINQVKVSLKETEHWQEELRLRNHKNTLLPIEVTIDEIKNNHGQITNYVVVYSDLTERKKAESQLHNLSNRDRTTGLPNRNLFFTNLKKLAHQDTHHALLVFDLDNFKKINDSLGHQLGDSLLAKLAMRLSKLVRQKDTLYRLGGDEFALVMAGTNDIHTITRAAKQFLAAIATPFKMANHELVITSSVGIVLFPDDGSTPEILLKNADTAMYHAKQKGNHYLFFNDSMNEQAVKRLQIENLMRFGLKEDHFVVYYQPKMDIKTGRLVGMEALVRFITPKKGIISPGVFIPIAEETGQIIDIGEVVLDKACKDVKRWIDQDLFDGRVAVNLSAKQFSLPDLTTRIDIILQKNQLPSYFLELEITEGTIMDDPKEAISIMRSLTARGIHLAIDDFGTGYSSLAYLKQFPLNTLKVDKAFVDDMVSERGRNMVDSIVTIAHNLDLHVVAEGVEKAEQLAALEQLNCQTIQGYFYSKPLSAHEFTAFLKAQKQRENENQPHLKVVN encoded by the coding sequence ATGGCTTTTTTTCTCTTCTCTATCTATTTACTTTATAGCAACACTAAACTCAAACGTACACAAGTAGCCTTACAACTTTCAGAGCAAAGGTTAAAAAGCACCGTTGAAGGCAGTGGCGATACTTTATGGGATTGGAACATTGCCACTGGAGAGGTGGTTCGTATAAACGATAGGTATATGATGCCTATTGGTGAAAAAGCGCATTTTATTCCAAATGCACATCTTATACACCCACAAGACTTGGTGCTTGTTGATAGGCTTCTAAAACAACACTTTTCTGAGAAAACAGCTTTTTTTGAAGCCAGTTATCGACTCAAAGATAGTTTAAACCAATATCATTGGGTGCTCGACAGAGGCAAAATAATAGAAAAAGATAATAATCTTAACCCTCTGAGAATGACCGGCACGATAAGAGATATTAGCCATCTAAAAAGTACCGAAGAGCGTCTCAACTTATTCGCCAAGTGTGTTGAATCTCTAACTGACGCCATCGCAATTTACGACAAGCAATTTCGACTCGTTGACTTAAACCCAAGTTACCTCGTACTGTTTGGTGGTAGAAGAGAGCAATATATTGGTAATATGTTCAGCTTACCCGGCTATGACGAGCGCTATATTAACCAAGTAAAAGTAAGCTTAAAGGAAACCGAGCACTGGCAAGAAGAGTTAAGGCTTCGCAACCATAAAAATACGTTACTGCCAATTGAAGTCACAATTGATGAAATTAAGAATAATCACGGACAAATTACCAACTATGTCGTCGTCTATTCAGATTTAACCGAGCGCAAAAAAGCAGAATCTCAGCTTCATAACCTTTCAAACAGAGATCGAACGACAGGCTTACCAAATCGTAACCTATTTTTTACCAATTTAAAGAAGCTAGCCCACCAAGATACTCACCATGCCCTACTCGTTTTTGACCTAGATAACTTCAAAAAAATTAACGATTCGTTAGGCCATCAACTCGGAGACAGTCTACTCGCAAAACTGGCTATGCGTTTGAGTAAACTGGTACGCCAGAAAGATACTTTGTATAGACTGGGTGGAGATGAATTTGCGCTGGTTATGGCCGGCACCAATGACATTCATACTATCACTCGGGCTGCAAAACAGTTTCTAGCCGCAATTGCGACACCATTTAAAATGGCAAACCATGAGCTAGTCATTACCTCATCTGTCGGTATTGTATTATTCCCAGATGATGGCTCTACGCCCGAGATACTGCTAAAAAATGCGGATACAGCAATGTATCACGCCAAACAAAAAGGTAACCACTATTTATTCTTCAACGATTCAATGAATGAGCAAGCAGTGAAAAGGCTACAAATTGAAAATTTAATGCGGTTTGGCCTAAAAGAAGATCATTTTGTTGTGTATTACCAACCCAAGATGGATATTAAAACTGGGCGACTAGTAGGAATGGAAGCATTGGTGCGCTTTATCACCCCTAAAAAAGGCATAATTAGCCCTGGCGTATTTATACCCATAGCCGAAGAAACTGGGCAAATTATCGATATTGGTGAAGTTGTTCTGGACAAAGCTTGCAAAGATGTAAAACGCTGGATAGATCAAGACCTTTTTGACGGTCGAGTCGCAGTCAACTTGTCAGCCAAGCAGTTCAGTTTACCGGACCTCACGACTCGAATTGATATTATCTTGCAAAAAAATCAACTTCCTTCGTATTTTTTAGAGCTAGAGATCACCGAAGGTACAATTATGGATGATCCAAAAGAAGCAATTTCAATTATGCGCTCACTCACTGCTCGCGGCATACACTTGGCGATAGATGACTTTGGTACAGGTTACTCTTCTTTAGCTTATTTAAAGCAATTCCCATTAAATACACTTAAAGTAGATAAAGCATTCGTGGATGATATGGTATCAGAACGCGGCCGAAACATGGTTGATTCTATCGTTACGATTGCACACAACTTAGACCTACACGTGGTTGCAGAAGGCGTAGAAAAGGCTGAGCAGCTAGCCGCGTTAGAGCAACTTAATTGTCAAACTATCCAAGGGTACTTTTATTCTAAACCACTTTCAGCTCATGAATTCACGGCATTTTTAAAAGCTCAAAAGCAACGTGAAAATGAAAATCAGCCACACTTGAAGGTGGTCAACTAA
- a CDS encoding DNA ligase, with product MKRWIMYMFTCICVMSLANAQTSPQIELANKYHANIPISDYLVSEKFDGVRAIWDGQQLLTKSGNNIAVPQWFVASFGRLPLEGELWSGYGEFAFVSQVVRSSQSRDSDWRKIKYLVFDSPNKTQSFFQRYQSYKRNVANMGVEHVKAITQWQFYNDQQLNDFYQHVLSRQGEGVMLHQKEALHIAGRSDRVLKYKPYQDAEAIVLGYSPGRGKYQGMMGALKVVNEQGINFKIGTGFSDELRSNPPPIGTQVTYRHQGFTKYGKPRFARFLRVRDKL from the coding sequence ATGAAACGATGGATAATGTACATGTTTACCTGTATTTGCGTGATGTCGCTCGCAAATGCACAAACCTCCCCACAAATAGAGTTAGCAAATAAATACCACGCAAATATTCCAATTTCAGATTACCTAGTTAGTGAAAAGTTTGATGGTGTTAGGGCTATTTGGGACGGCCAGCAATTATTAACTAAAAGTGGGAATAACATAGCAGTACCACAGTGGTTTGTAGCCTCTTTTGGTCGATTACCACTTGAGGGGGAGTTATGGTCAGGCTATGGAGAATTTGCATTTGTTAGTCAGGTAGTGCGTTCATCACAAAGCCGAGACTCGGATTGGAGAAAGATCAAATACCTAGTTTTTGACTCACCTAATAAAACGCAGTCATTTTTTCAGCGCTATCAGTCATATAAGCGAAACGTTGCCAATATGGGGGTTGAACATGTAAAAGCCATCACACAATGGCAGTTTTATAACGATCAGCAGCTAAATGATTTTTATCAGCACGTGCTTTCTCGTCAAGGGGAGGGGGTGATGTTGCATCAAAAAGAGGCATTGCATATTGCAGGGCGTTCAGACCGAGTGCTTAAATATAAACCATATCAAGATGCGGAGGCTATTGTTCTAGGCTACTCACCTGGGCGTGGAAAATACCAAGGCATGATGGGCGCACTTAAAGTCGTAAATGAGCAAGGTATCAATTTTAAAATTGGTACAGGCTTTAGTGATGAACTTCGTAGTAACCCGCCACCAATAGGTACTCAAGTTACATATCGTCATCAAGGGTTTACTAAGTACGGAAAACCGCGCTTTGCTCGTTTTTTACGGGTCAGGGATAAGCTCTAA
- a CDS encoding TonB-dependent receptor has translation MKAMKRSTLATLINATLFSAVAGTSFSTLAAEQTPDAKSNQLEVIQITARKRVENAQEVPVSVSALQGDSLDAYSSAGMDIRFMNAKIPSLSVESSFGRTFPRFYVRGLGNTDFDLNASQPVSLVVDEVVQENPILKGFPVFDIARIEVLRGPQGTLFGRNTPAGLVKFDSVKPSQSFDAYGAVSYGSKGAVDFEGAAGTGLTDRLSARVSVLWQDKEDYIDVKAPGFEKENSLGGYSEKAARVQFLYEGDDFTGLLNYHVRDLDGRPIAFRANLIEKGSNNINPIYDNDVVYHDAASRSTQQVDSKGLNLKLEWDLKEHTITSISAWESAEIYSRADVDGGYGAAFIGFQGPGIIPFPSETADAIPDHDQYTQELRLSSNFSGDFNYQVGVFLFEEDLTIESFSYDTLSYDAAANNYGLQNGYAVQNQDTSAWALFGSFDFTVTDDLKLTAGIRYSDDDKQFDAKRTKSPVGAADTLAKTANPSDSHVSWDLSAAYKYSDDINLFARIANGFRAPSIQGRILFGDEVTVAESETTNSIEAGIKSDVLDGQGRVNATVFYYQMNDQQLTAVGGGANFNRLVNADKTTGYGFELDTEWVLTDELNATVNLSYNKTELKDNDLAVAICGQCTVTDPTYEVQGPFGPEKRAILNGNSLPHAPEWIANATLRYTKELEGGDFFVYGDMSYRSEIDFFLYKSVEFEGEALFETGIRTGYMWASGDNEYEVSAFVRNLFDEQVVIGGVDFNNNTGMLNEERYIGAEFKVRFF, from the coding sequence ATGAAAGCAATGAAAAGATCTACGTTAGCTACTCTAATTAATGCAACGTTGTTCTCTGCCGTAGCAGGTACTTCATTTTCTACTCTCGCTGCTGAACAAACCCCTGATGCGAAAAGCAATCAACTTGAAGTGATACAAATCACAGCTCGTAAACGTGTTGAGAATGCGCAGGAAGTACCGGTGAGTGTATCTGCACTTCAAGGAGACAGCCTTGATGCATACAGCTCTGCGGGTATGGATATTCGCTTTATGAATGCGAAAATTCCAAGCTTATCAGTAGAGTCTTCTTTTGGCCGTACATTTCCACGCTTTTATGTTCGTGGACTTGGTAACACGGACTTTGATTTGAATGCGTCGCAACCTGTATCGCTGGTTGTTGATGAAGTTGTGCAAGAAAACCCAATTTTAAAAGGCTTCCCTGTATTTGATATCGCACGAATTGAAGTACTTCGTGGTCCACAAGGTACCTTGTTTGGTCGTAATACTCCTGCGGGTCTTGTGAAGTTCGACTCAGTTAAGCCGAGTCAGTCGTTTGATGCTTACGGTGCTGTTTCTTATGGTAGTAAAGGTGCTGTGGACTTTGAAGGTGCAGCTGGTACAGGTTTAACAGACCGTCTTTCTGCGCGTGTATCTGTACTTTGGCAAGATAAAGAAGACTATATTGATGTTAAAGCGCCAGGTTTTGAGAAAGAAAACTCATTAGGTGGCTACAGTGAAAAAGCCGCGCGTGTTCAGTTTTTATATGAAGGTGACGACTTTACAGGTCTTTTAAATTATCACGTGCGTGACTTAGATGGCCGTCCAATTGCATTTCGTGCTAATTTAATCGAAAAGGGTAGCAACAACATTAACCCTATCTACGATAATGATGTGGTCTATCATGATGCGGCATCTCGCTCAACCCAGCAGGTGGACTCTAAAGGTCTAAACCTTAAGCTAGAGTGGGACTTAAAAGAGCATACGATCACATCAATTTCAGCTTGGGAGAGTGCAGAAATATACTCTCGAGCAGATGTTGATGGCGGTTATGGTGCGGCATTTATTGGTTTTCAAGGGCCTGGAATTATTCCATTCCCATCTGAAACAGCGGATGCAATTCCTGATCACGACCAGTACACACAAGAATTACGCTTATCAAGTAACTTCTCGGGTGACTTCAATTATCAAGTGGGTGTGTTTTTATTTGAAGAAGACCTAACAATTGAGAGCTTCTCTTACGATACTTTGAGTTACGATGCTGCGGCAAATAACTATGGCCTACAAAATGGCTATGCAGTACAAAACCAAGATACTTCAGCGTGGGCGTTATTTGGCTCATTTGATTTCACTGTAACGGATGATCTTAAATTAACCGCAGGTATTCGTTATTCTGATGATGACAAACAGTTTGACGCAAAGCGTACAAAGAGCCCGGTAGGTGCCGCTGATACTCTCGCTAAAACGGCAAACCCAAGTGACAGTCATGTAAGCTGGGACTTAAGCGCAGCATACAAGTACAGCGATGACATTAATTTGTTTGCACGTATTGCCAATGGCTTTAGAGCACCGAGTATTCAAGGACGTATCTTGTTTGGTGATGAAGTGACCGTTGCTGAGTCGGAAACGACGAACTCGATTGAAGCAGGTATTAAGTCAGATGTGCTTGACGGTCAAGGTCGCGTCAATGCAACTGTATTTTACTACCAAATGAATGATCAGCAACTGACAGCTGTAGGGGGCGGCGCTAACTTTAACCGTTTAGTTAATGCAGATAAAACAACTGGCTATGGTTTTGAGTTAGACACTGAGTGGGTATTAACTGATGAGTTGAACGCCACGGTTAACTTAAGCTACAACAAAACAGAACTGAAAGACAATGATCTAGCAGTTGCTATTTGTGGTCAGTGTACAGTGACAGATCCAACCTATGAAGTTCAAGGTCCTTTTGGTCCTGAGAAAAGAGCAATTTTGAATGGCAATAGCTTACCACACGCGCCAGAGTGGATCGCTAACGCTACGCTTCGCTATACCAAAGAGTTAGAAGGGGGAGACTTCTTCGTATACGGTGATATGTCATATCGCAGTGAAATTGACTTTTTCTTGTATAAGTCAGTTGAGTTTGAAGGTGAAGCATTATTCGAAACGGGTATCCGCACAGGTTATATGTGGGCATCAGGCGACAATGAATATGAAGTATCCGCGTTTGTACGTAATTTGTTCGATGAACAAGTGGTTATTGGTGGTGTAGATTTCAACAATAACACTGGTATGTTGAATGAAGAGCGCTACATAGGAGCCGAGTTCAAAGTGCGTTTCTTCTAA